GCCACCCACCATCAATGCCCAGGCGGAACGATCTGCAGCGCATCCTTCTGCTGGGTTCTGGGCCGATCGTGATTGGACAGGCCTGTGAGTTCGACTATTCAGGAACGCAAGCCTGCAAAGCCCTCAAAGCCGAAGGTTACGAAGTTGTTTTAGTTAATTCCAATCCGGCCTCGATCATGACTGATCCGGAGATGGCGGATCGGACCTACGTCGAACCTCTTACTCCTGAGGTCGTCACAAGGGTGATTGAACGAGAGAAGCCGGATGCCCTCCTGCCAACGATGGGAGGGCAGACAGCTCTGAACTTGGCTGTTGCGCTGGCAGAGAACGGCACTCTGGATCGCTTCGGCATTGAACTGATCGGTGCTGACCTCAAGGCAATCCGCAAAGCAGAGGACCGGCAGCTCTTCAAGCAGGCGATGGAACGGATCGGGGTGCAGGTCTGTCCTTCTGGGATCGCTTCATCCATGGACGAAGCGAAGGCCGTCGGAGCCTCCATCGGCACATACCCTCGAATCATCCGTCCGGCCTTCACGCTGGGAGGCAGCGGGGGAGGCATCGCCTACAACCCTGAGGAGTTCGACGCGATTTGCAAGAGCGGGCTCGATGCAAGTCCGGTTTCGCAGATTCTCATCGAGAAGTCACTCCTCGGCTGGAAAGAGTTCGAACTGGAGGTGATGCGCGATCTCGCCGACAACGTCGTGATCGTCTGCAGCATTGAAAATCTCGATCCGATGGGAGTGCACACGGGCGACTCGATCACAGTGGCACCCGCTCAGACGCTCACCGATCGGGAATACCAGCGTTTAAGGGACCAGTCGATCGCAATCATCCGCGAGATCGGTGTCGCGACAGGCGGCAGCAACATCCAGTTCGCCATCAATCCTCAAAACGGCGAGGTGGTGGTCATCGAAATGAACCCCCGAGTGAGCCGATCATCGGCGTTGGCCAGCAAGGCCACAGGGTTCCCGATCGCGAAGATTGCCGCGAAGTTAGCCATTGGATACACCCTTGATGAAATCCTGAACGACATCACAGGCAAGACACCTGCTTGCTTTGAACCGACGATCGACTACGTCGTTACCAAAATCCCTCGCTTCGCCTTTGAGAAGTTCCGCGGATCGCCAGCCGTTCTGACCACGGCGATGAAATCCGTTGGCGAAGCCATGGCGATGGGCCGATGTTTCGAGGAATCGTTCCAAAAAGCGCTGCGATCGCTCGAGACAGGCCTCTCAGGCTGGGGAGGCGATCGGCCGGAACCAACGCTTGAACCAGCCGAACTGGAGCGGTCCCTGCGGACCCCTTCCCCCGAGCGCATTCTCAGCGTTCGTGCCGCGATGATTGCAGGCCGGAGCGATACCGAGATCCATGCTCTCAGCAGCATCGACCCCTGGTTCCTGGCCAAACTTCGCCACCTGATTGACGTCGAAGAGCGGCTCCTGTGCGGGAAACGTTTGGATCAGCTCTCAAGCGACACCATGCTTGAGCTGAAGCAGCTCGGGTTCTCTGATCGTCAAATTGCCTGGCAAACCAACAGCCATGAGCTTTCGGTGCGTGCCCATCGCAAAACACTCGCAGTTCAACCCGTCTTTAAAACTGTTGACACCTGCGCAGCAGAGTTCGCCTCCTCGACGCCTTACCACTACTCAACTTATGAGAGGGCGGTCGCTCGCATCAACACCAGCGGGGATCTTGAGTTTCAGGAACCAGCCAGCGAAGTATCCAGTGACACCCGGCCCAAGCTGATGATTCTGGGCGGTGGTCCGAACCGGATAGGCCAGGGCATCGAGTTCGACTACTGCTGCTGCCATGCCTCCTTCTCTGCACAGAGCCAGGGGTACTGCACGGTGATGGTGAACAGCAACCCAGAAACAGTCTCCACCGACTACGACAGCAGCGATCGTCTGTACTTCGAGCCCCTCACCTTTGAGGATGTGCTGAATGTGATTGAAGTGGAGCGTCCCGCAGGAGTGATCGTTCAATTCGGTGGTCAGACGCCACTCAAGCTCGCTCTTCCTCTTTTGCGATGGCTCGAAACACCGGAGGGGCAGTCCACCGGCACGCAGATTTGGGGAACAACTCCTGAATCGATTGATCTTGCCGAGGACCGTGAACAGTTCGAAGCCATTCTTCGACAGCTAGACATTCGCCAGCCACGCAATGGCCTTGCACGCAGTGAAGCGGAAGCCAGGGCAGTCGCCGAAACAGTCGGCTATCCCGTGGTGGTCCGCCCCTCGTACGTCCTCGGTGGTCGCGCCATGGAAGTTGTCTATGACGAGAACGAACTGAACCGCTACATGAACGAAGCCGTTCAGGTTGAGCCTGATCATCCGGTACTCATCGACCAGTACCTGCAAAACGCCATTGAGGTGGACGTTGACGCCCTCTGCGATCACGAGGGCACAGTCGTGATCGGTGGACTGATGGAACACATCGAACCTGCAGGCATTCATTCCGGTGATTCGGCCTGCTGCCTTCCCTCGATTTCACTGGGGGATGAAGCGCTCAACACCATCAAAACCTGGACAAAAGCATTAGCGCTTCGTCTGAACGTGCGTGGACTGATCAACCTTCAGTTCGCTGTACAAAAAGCAGAAACCGGTGAAGAAAGGGTGTTCATCATCGAAGCCAACCCAAGAGCATCAAGAACCGTCCCTTTCGTCGCCAAGGCCACGGGTGTGCCTCTCGCTCGCATTGCAACACGGCTGATGGCAGGAGAGAGCCTCGCGACCATTGGGTTGTTGGAAGAACCTCGGCCGCCCCTGCAAGCTGTGAAAGAGGCTGTTTTGCCATTCAGACGTTTTCCAGGTGCAGACTCG
The sequence above is a segment of the Synechococcus sp. PROS-7-1 genome. Coding sequences within it:
- the carB gene encoding carbamoyl-phosphate synthase large subunit, translated to MPRRNDLQRILLLGSGPIVIGQACEFDYSGTQACKALKAEGYEVVLVNSNPASIMTDPEMADRTYVEPLTPEVVTRVIEREKPDALLPTMGGQTALNLAVALAENGTLDRFGIELIGADLKAIRKAEDRQLFKQAMERIGVQVCPSGIASSMDEAKAVGASIGTYPRIIRPAFTLGGSGGGIAYNPEEFDAICKSGLDASPVSQILIEKSLLGWKEFELEVMRDLADNVVIVCSIENLDPMGVHTGDSITVAPAQTLTDREYQRLRDQSIAIIREIGVATGGSNIQFAINPQNGEVVVIEMNPRVSRSSALASKATGFPIAKIAAKLAIGYTLDEILNDITGKTPACFEPTIDYVVTKIPRFAFEKFRGSPAVLTTAMKSVGEAMAMGRCFEESFQKALRSLETGLSGWGGDRPEPTLEPAELERSLRTPSPERILSVRAAMIAGRSDTEIHALSSIDPWFLAKLRHLIDVEERLLCGKRLDQLSSDTMLELKQLGFSDRQIAWQTNSHELSVRAHRKTLAVQPVFKTVDTCAAEFASSTPYHYSTYERAVARINTSGDLEFQEPASEVSSDTRPKLMILGGGPNRIGQGIEFDYCCCHASFSAQSQGYCTVMVNSNPETVSTDYDSSDRLYFEPLTFEDVLNVIEVERPAGVIVQFGGQTPLKLALPLLRWLETPEGQSTGTQIWGTTPESIDLAEDREQFEAILRQLDIRQPRNGLARSEAEARAVAETVGYPVVVRPSYVLGGRAMEVVYDENELNRYMNEAVQVEPDHPVLIDQYLQNAIEVDVDALCDHEGTVVIGGLMEHIEPAGIHSGDSACCLPSISLGDEALNTIKTWTKALALRLNVRGLINLQFAVQKAETGEERVFIIEANPRASRTVPFVAKATGVPLARIATRLMAGESLATIGLLEEPRPPLQAVKEAVLPFRRFPGADSLLGPEMRSTGEVMGWAPDFGMAYAKAEIAAGEALPTEGTVFLSTHDRDKPALIPVAQRLIALGFDLIATAGTAQTLVEAGLTVTPVLKVHEGRPNIEDQIRSGDVQLVINTPIGRQAAHDDRYLRRAALDYSVPTLTTLAGARSAVEGIEALQSRSIDIHALQDVHAGVESR